CGTCCCCAGAATAGCATCAATGTAGGTCACCTTGCAAGTGTAGAGAATATTTGTATCATCGCGCTTCAGTACAGGATCTGGACGAACTTCTATAATAACAAAAAGATCCCCAGGGGGTCCCCCTCTCCTTCCAGCGTTACCTTCTGATCGAACCCGTAACCGGCTACCAGAATCAACCCCAGCAGGGACTTTCAAGCTAATCCGCTTCGACTTCCTCACGCGACCATCACCGCCGCATGTGTTGCATGGCGTGGTGGTCTCTCCAGCACCACCACAAGCAGAGCATGGCATTATTTGCTGGAACACACCAAGTGGGGTCCTTGCAGATGAGATAACCTGTCCTTGGCCCCCGCATGCACTACATTTAGCAGTTCTGGTCCCTGGTTTTGCACCTGACCCATCGCAGGTGCCACAGTTCTCAAGCCGCATTATTTCAATCTCCTTTTCAACCCCAAAGATGGCTTCTTTGAAATCTAAAACTAGATTGTACACCTGGTCTTCGCCTTCAGTGGCCCGGTTCCTAGAGCCTCTGGCACCCATACCCATACCACCGAGGCCATCAAACAAGGACTCGAATAGATCAAAGGGGTTGCTGAAATCCTACCATAGTGAACCAACAAGATGTCAAGATATGAGTAGTCAATACACAGGAGCCTCTCAAAGAAAGAGGATGGTTACTGTTTCCTCAGAGTAAAAGAAACTCACCCCCATGCCCATGGAACCTTTAAGCCCTGCCTCCCCATACCTGTCGTAAATGGAACGTTTCTCATCATCTGAC
This DNA window, taken from Coffea arabica cultivar ET-39 unplaced genomic scaffold, Coffea Arabica ET-39 HiFi ptg000083l, whole genome shotgun sequence, encodes the following:
- the LOC113731663 gene encoding chaperone protein dnaJ A6, chloroplastic-like — its product is MAIVPCGSTWMARCGVQPQIVARFTVTNKLSLPPDCVASRSKVLASPSSTFFSQRPLHVLFNSGSCKDSRQKRGARFAVRAQQDYYSVLGVSKNASKSEIKSAYRKLARSYHPDVNKEPGAEQKFKEISNAYEVLSDDEKRSIYDRYGEAGLKGSMGMGDFSNPFDLFESLFDGLGGMGMGARGSRNRATEGEDQVYNLVLDFKEAIFGVEKEIEIMRLENCGTCDGSGAKPGTRTAKCSACGGQGQVISSARTPLGVFQQIMPCSACGGAGETTTPCNTCGGDGRVRKSKRISLKVPAGVDSGSRLRVRSEGNAGRRGGPPGDLFVIIEVRPDPVLKRDDTNILYTCKVTYIDAILG